A part of Rhipicephalus microplus isolate Deutch F79 chromosome 8, USDA_Rmic, whole genome shotgun sequence genomic DNA contains:
- the LOC119164093 gene encoding uncharacterized protein LOC119164093 yields MGYWEDMRDAIEKMGDPYVFSNSEDLVVLKLNKPLPGSSFIPQQLTVDPSRTMLTTCSAGFMSCQSFLVKHSYSTILFSGLPEMKPMKGMVVAARNVVSKAQELIIVHNRDRMADLVSWFTMLTRLILYHDLMLQLDSSDEVQVLSHPSHLHQVWGTTPAVGTEELFLCPQTLTMLLANCPSLSELQAPLHEAIMLTDRFQARSPFFPPVFDNCRELTLGSYLRRSTRSATMMGTTSLPCIKKAHELYPNLEQLQVSTVDRNVLTFVPKFSRLKRLAIMYGGRGGMCPFSPYITDMLQALHLTHLTIKFFKGILLSTIARHCPNLECLSFLDCNLSDEAVQPGSFTKLRSLALSDCNMDKAFFTLLKDAEGLTDLHLDGGWGIALYIKGPAEPLQPRPIHRKMEFLNLDTNWSLRALDVSPEELRSFIDSMPMLRRLSTDSYDIRLCMQNYYRHVKLLWPTCTTCMAEFPKVNVVQDYIWHSLHIDNNEDGDDT; encoded by the exons ATGGGCTATTGGGAAGACATGAGGGATGCCATCGAAAAGATGGGCGACCCGTACGTGTTCTCCAATAGCGAAGACCTGGTCGTCTTAAAGCTAAACAAGCCTCTACCGGGTAGTTCCTTCATCCCTCAGCAACTGACTGTCGACCCTAGCCGCACGATGCTCACAACGTGCTCGGCAGGCTTTATGAGCTGCCAAAGCTTCCTCGTCAAGCACTCGTATTCTACGATACTCTTCTCAGGTTTGCCTGAGATGAAGCCAATGAAAGGAATGGTCGTTGCCGCCAGGAACGTTGTCTCGAAGGCACAGGAGCTGATTATTGTGCACAACAG GGACCGGATGGCCGACCTAGTGTCGTGGTTCACCATGCTCACTAGGCTGATCCTGTACCATGACCTGATGCTGCAGTTGGATAGCTCGGACGAGGTGCAGGTGCTGTCGCACCCGTCGCACCTCCACCAGGTCTGGGGCACCACGCCAGCAGTCGGCACCGAAGAGCTCTTCCTCTGCCCCCAGACGCTCACCATGCTGCTTGCAAACTGTCCTTCA CTGTCGGAGCTTCAAGCACCCCTGCACGAAGCCATCATGCTTACAGACCGGTTTCAAGCAAGGTCGCCATTTTTTCCGCCCGTGTTCGACAACTGTCGGGAGCTGACCTTGGGCTCCTACCTTCGGCGAAGCACGCGCAGCGCAACTATGATGGGCACCACTAGCCTGCCTTGCATCAAGAAGGCGCACGAACTGTATCCAAACCTCGAGCAGTTGCAG GTCTCGACGGTAGACCGGAACGTCCTCACCTTCGTACCAAAGTTCTCCCGGCTGAAGCGCCTTGCCATAATGTATGGCGGCCGAGGTGGAATGTGTCCCTTCTCCCCCTACATCACCGACATGCTGCAAGCGCTTCACCTGACACACCTGACGATAAAATTCTTCAAGGGCATACTTCTGTCTACCATTGCCCGTCATTGTCCAAACCTCGAATGCCTCTCTTTTTTGGACTGCAACCTCAGCGACGAGGCTGTCCAACCTGGCTCGTTTACGAAACTGAGGTCTCTCGCCCTCAGTGACTGCAACATGGACAAAGCATTCTTCACCCTTCTCAAAGACGCCGAGGGCCTCACCGACCTCCACCTCGACGGCGGGTGGGGCATCGCGTTGTACATCAAAGGCCCAGCAGAGCCGTTGCAGCCGCGGCCGATCCACAGGAAGATGGAGTTTCTCAATCTCGACACAAACTGGTCACTGAGGGCATTGGACGTGTCGCCcgaggaacttcgcagttttatTGATTCAATGCCAATGCTCAGGCGCCTGAGCACGGACAGCTACGACATTCGACTGTGCATGCAGAACTATTACCGGCACGTGAAGCTGTTGTGGCCTACGTGCACGACCTGCATGGCCGAGTTTCCGAAGGTCAACGTTGTGCAGGATTATATATGGCACTCGCTGCATATTGACAATAATGAAGACGGTGATGACACGTAA